A window of the Pongo abelii isolate AG06213 chromosome 10, NHGRI_mPonAbe1-v2.0_pri, whole genome shotgun sequence genome harbors these coding sequences:
- the ASCL1 gene encoding achaete-scute homolog 1 yields MESSAKMESGGAGQQPQPQPQQPFLPPAACFFATAAAAAAAAAAAAAQSAQQQQQQQQQQQAPQLRPAADGQPSGGGHKSAPKQVKRQRSSSPELMRCKRRLNFSGFGYSLPQQQPAAVARRNERERNRVKLVNLGFATLREHVPNGAANKKMSKVETLRSAVEYIRALQQLLDEHDAVSAAFQAGVLSPTISPNYSNDLNSMAGSPVSSYSSDEGSYDPLSPEEQELLDFTNWF; encoded by the coding sequence ATGGAAAGCTCTGCCAAGATGGAGAGCGGCGGCGCGGGCCAGCAGCCCCAGCCGCAGCCCCAGCAGCCCTTCCTGCCGCCCGCAGCCTGTTTCTTTGCCACGGCCGCAGCCGCGGCGGCCGCAGCAGCCGCAGCGGCAGCGCAGAGcgcgcagcagcagcagcagcagcagcagcagcagcaggcgcCGCAGCTGAGACCGGCGGCCGACGGCCAGCCCTCAGGGGGCGGTCACAAGTCAGCGCCCAAGCAAGTCAAGCGACAGCGCTCCTCTTCGCCCGAACTGATGCGCTGCAAACGCCGGCTCAACTTCAGCGGCTTTGGCTACAGCCTGCCGCAGCAGCAGCCGGCCGCCGTGGCGCGCCGCAACGAGCGCGAACGCAACCGCGTCAAGTTGGTCAACCTGGGCTTTGCTACCCTTCGGGAGCACGTCCCCAACGGCGCGGCCAACAAGAAGATGAGTAAGGTGGAGACACTGCGCTCGGCCGTCGAGTACATCCGCGCGCTGCAGCAGCTGCTGGACGAGCATGACGCGGTGAGCGCCGCCTTCCAGGCAGGCGTCCTGTCGCCCACCATCTCCCCCAACTACTCCAACGACTTGAACTCCATGGCCGGCTCGCCGGTCTCATCCTACTCGTCGGACGAGGGCTCTTACGACCCGCTCAGCCCCGAGGAGCAGGAGCTGCTCGACTTCACCAACTGGTTCTGA